In the genome of Mesoaciditoga lauensis cd-1655R = DSM 25116, the window TAACTTCGCAATCTGCCTTTAAGCATAAGCTAACCGATGGCACGTGGGACGAATTTTATTACAAAAAAATGAAAAACATTTACGAAGAAAGAATGAAAAAATTTGGGATTCCATATGCTGAGCTATGCTTGGAAGTAAACGAAAAAATCATCATAGGTTTAATACAAGAATTCAGAAGCGATGATTTTTCTACCATTGTGAAAAGAGAGGATGGTAAGGTTACACTGAAAGTGCTGCTTTCGGTGTGTGATGATAAAAATAAGGAGTTGATTTCCAATAGGCTCAAAAACAAGTATGAAGATAATATATCACCTCTTGATGATTGTTAACGGCGTATTTGGCGTCGTAAACGTTTATCTAGCAGTAGATGATAAAATCAAAGCTTTGAATTTCGCGATCTTCGCGGCCAATCTGATCGTGCTTTATGCAATTCGTCGTGATATATCATCCGTTGTTGTGGCGGTTTTAACATATCCACTGGGTCTGTTCACCCCTATTTGGATAAATCGCGAACCCTTTTTCAAATCTTTCTGGAAGGAAGAAAAAGGTTACGGAAAGTTCAGGAGCTCCAAATATTTAAATAGCATGCCATTAAAGGTAATTTCCAAACTTGGAAGCGTTGCCCAAAAGAAAGCCGCAATATTGGAAATAAAAGAACTTGTAAAAAAAGGCATTGAAGTAAAGGACAACATGAAAATGCTCACGCAGTTTCTTTCAAGTGAAAATCAAGACGTAGCGCTTTACGCCTCTGAAGCGATAAACGAAATAGAAGGTTATTATGTGGAAGAAATCGCAAAGTTAGAACATGACTCAAAACCAGAAGCCGTTGTAAAATTCTGTTATATGGTATTGAACGTGATAAAAACAGATTTGATAGTTGGACGTTTGAAGGATTATTATGAAAACGTTGTTGTGGAAAAAGCCGAATTGATAAAAGAGTCCCATCCTGTTGATTATCATATCATCATGTATGAGGCAACTTCAAACATTAAATATCTTGAAGAAGGATTTGAAGAAACTTCTTCTGACAAGCTTCTCTCACTTCTTTTTGTCCAAACTGTAAAGGAAAGAAAATATACCATGGCTCACGAAATTGCGAGCCAATTCCCCGAAATAGTGGAAAAGATAACGAATGTGAACTTGTTTTAAAACCCCCGAATTTCTTCGGGAGTTTTAAAATTACTTGTCTATTGGCATTCCCAACGCATCTTCTGCGCTCTGCATCACTATTTCGGATATCGTTGGATGAGGATGGATGTGTTCAACAAGCTTTTCGAGTGTAAATCCGTTTTGGACTGCTAAAACACCTTCCATAAGTATTTCCGTTGTCATCGGGCCAACTGCCGTAAAACCAAGTATCACTCCGTTTTTATCGCTGAGTATCTTGGCAAATCCTTCATTTGATTCCAAAGTTCGAGCCCTTCCCAGAGCACTCATCGGAAAGACACCCTTTTTGTACTCTATTCCTTTCTTTTTCAGTTCATCTTCTCCTTTACCCACCATTGCGATCTCCGGCTTCGAGAACACAACGCTTGGCACGGCCCTGTAATCTATCTCCACTTTTTTCCCGTTCATGTTGCTTACCGCCACAATACCCTCACGTGATGCCACATGTGCCAACATGTATTTTCCATTTATATCTCCTGCGGCGTATATATTTTCTATGTTTGTTCTCATACTAAGATCCGTTATAACATTTCCTCTCTTATCCAATTCTATTCCAAGCGATTTCACATCGTCAAAAACGTTTGATTTTCTTCCAACGCTTAAAAGTATCTTGTCAAATTCGTCTTCAAACTTTTCTTCTCCCTCAAAGGTGACAAGATATTTGTCATGCTTTTTCTCAACGGAGAGAGTCTTGGTTTTGACATGAAGCTGTATTCCACGTTTTTTCAAGGAGTTGGAAACGACTTCCACCACATCTTCATCCATTGCCGGAAGAATGTGATCCATTATCTCCACGATGGTAACTTGGCAATTGAAAGAGGAAAAGAAAGTTGCCATTTCCACTCCTATAACGCCACCACCAACTATTAACAACTTTCGAGGGATTTCATTTATCGAAAAAATTTCATCGCTTGTTAGAACTCCATCAACATCAAATGGAGGGAATTTTATAGGATGTGAGCCTTGAGAGAGGAGCAGATATTTTGATTCTACCTCTTTATCTCCTATTTTTACCCTATTTGTGCTTTTAACTTCTGCATGTCCGTTAAAGAAATCAACGGAATTCTTTTTAAGAAGAAACTCGATTCCCTTTCTGTTTCTCAATACAATCCTATTCGTGCGCGAAGCCACTTTTTTAATATCTATTCCTGGATTTTCAACGCTTATTCCAAACTTTTGGGATCTTTTGATTTCATCAAAGAGTTCAGAGGATGCGAGCCATGCCTTTGTGGGAATACAACCAACATTTGTACATGTACCACCCAAAAATCTATCTTCAGCTATGCCAACCTTCATTCCTAATTGGGAAGCCCTAATAGCAGCCACGTACCCGGCTGGCCCTCCCCCTACAACGAAAAGATCGTATGTCATGAATCTAGCGCCTCCTTTTTATGATAAATCACGTCATATATTATACACGGCAGTGGCTTTCTTTTCACCAATTTCGATGGATGCCTTCTTAAGGCTTTATTCCTCATCCTTTAACTCTTCTATCTCCCTTGAATTGCTTAATTCGATCTTGCACAGCCAACCTTTTCCCTCTGGATCGGTGTTGAGAATTTCCGGATTGTTTTCCACTTCTTCATTTACAGCTATAACCTTCCCACTTAGTGGTGAGGGGATATCGTTTTCGGTTTTTATGGCTTCTATTGAGAAAAGTGTATCACCTTTTTTTATTTCTTTTCCAGGTGATGGAAGATCTACATGAACTATATCGCCTAATTCATCGAGCTTTTGCTTTGTTATTCCAACAATTCCCACGTTGCCTTCTATCAAAATGTATTCGTTTGTGTCAGTGTACTTTTTCATCTTTCTCTCCTTCTTTCTATCCTATGAACTTCTCTTCTTTTTCTATTATGTCCATAAAAGAAGAGTAATCTATGAGCTTTACATGTGAGTCTTTTTCCGAGTAGCCCCTTGCTAAAAAATCTTCTTTAATGGCATAAATTTTCCCCTTAACCTTTTTTTCAATATCTTCTTTGAGAGCCCAAAAAACACCGTTTTGTATCAACACCACACTATCTTCTTCCTTAGTCGTGTTTATTTTTATCCTCTCAGCTGGATTATCAAATCCGTACTTTATCAAAACAAGCGCCATTTTTATCACCCTCTCACATGTATATCACGTAATCAAACGAATGGAAAAAATCGCTTAAATCCCTTTCGTCTATGATCTTTGCTCCGAAATTTTCATCTATATTCTTAACTTTGTACTTTTCAATATGCTCTTTTACCCCGTAAACTGGAGTTTCATACCTTTTTATGAATCTATGAACTATCTTAATTGGAAGCAAATTCAAACTTTCCGGCTTTGTGTCGGCAGACAAAGAAGCTGATGCGCTTTCCATAAGCAAGACAGCTGGTTCTATGTCTTCGCCGTACATTCCAAAAGCCGTTCTAAACGCTTCATTCGTCCATATGGATCCCACCGGCGCTTGGTAGACAACAAAAAGCACTTTCTTTTCCACATCTCTCATCTCCTTTTAAGCCATAAGGCTTATGAACCTATCCGATTCGTATATCAATTCGGCAAGCTCCGGAACACCGCTAGGTACAGCACCTTCTATGATCATGTCTTTGGTTACCCCTCTGTAATCCATACATATTCCGCATATATCAACTTTTAGCCCTTTTTCAGCTATCATTTTTTCTAAAGTCTTTGGAATATTTCTGTCTTGCCTTACGGGCTTAACCAATTTGTTCGAAGCCAACGCCGAATCGCAAAAGAGAAATATTTTTACTTCATGCCCTCTTTTCAAAGCCTCATCGGCTATTTTAATTGCCGTATCTAAATCTTCGTAAGTGTAAGGGGGATTCATAACTTGAATTGTGATTTTCATATTCATGACCTCCCGTAAATAATCCATGTCATAAACCAGTTACCAAGGATGAAACATATGCCGGCCACAATTGAGCCAATCCCAAGTTGTGGTATGCCCGTGAAGTAATTACCGATG includes:
- a CDS encoding intracellular sulfur oxidation protein, coding for MEKKVLFVVYQAPVGSIWTNEAFRTAFGMYGEDIEPAVLLMESASASLSADTKPESLNLLPIKIVHRFIKRYETPVYGVKEHIEKYKVKNIDENFGAKIIDERDLSDFFHSFDYVIYM
- the tusB gene encoding sulfurtransferase complex subunit TusB codes for the protein MALVLIKYGFDNPAERIKINTTKEEDSVVLIQNGVFWALKEDIEKKVKGKIYAIKEDFLARGYSEKDSHVKLIDYSSFMDIIEKEEKFIG
- the lpdA gene encoding dihydrolipoyl dehydrogenase translates to MTYDLFVVGGGPAGYVAAIRASQLGMKVGIAEDRFLGGTCTNVGCIPTKAWLASSELFDEIKRSQKFGISVENPGIDIKKVASRTNRIVLRNRKGIEFLLKKNSVDFFNGHAEVKSTNRVKIGDKEVESKYLLLSQGSHPIKFPPFDVDGVLTSDEIFSINEIPRKLLIVGGGVIGVEMATFFSSFNCQVTIVEIMDHILPAMDEDVVEVVSNSLKKRGIQLHVKTKTLSVEKKHDKYLVTFEGEEKFEDEFDKILLSVGRKSNVFDDVKSLGIELDKRGNVITDLSMRTNIENIYAAGDINGKYMLAHVASREGIVAVSNMNGKKVEIDYRAVPSVVFSKPEIAMVGKGEDELKKKGIEYKKGVFPMSALGRARTLESNEGFAKILSDKNGVILGFTAVGPMTTEILMEGVLAVQNGFTLEKLVEHIHPHPTISEIVMQSAEDALGMPIDK
- a CDS encoding DsrE/DsrF/TusD sulfur relay family protein — translated: MKITIQVMNPPYTYEDLDTAIKIADEALKRGHEVKIFLFCDSALASNKLVKPVRQDRNIPKTLEKMIAEKGLKVDICGICMDYRGVTKDMIIEGAVPSGVPELAELIYESDRFISLMA
- a CDS encoding glycine cleavage system protein H, whose amino-acid sequence is MKKYTDTNEYILIEGNVGIVGITKQKLDELGDIVHVDLPSPGKEIKKGDTLFSIEAIKTENDIPSPLSGKVIAVNEEVENNPEILNTDPEGKGWLCKIELSNSREIEELKDEE